The Paraburkholderia hospita DNA segment TACCACTTCGACACATTCTTGATAGAGATCATCTTGCGACCTTTTTCTGAAGACTTTTGACGAGGCTCGACGCGACCACGCAGATCACGAAGTAACACGCACCGGCGAACAGTACCATTTCGACGTTCGTGCCGTCACGGTCGCCAATATTCGTGGCCGTGCGGAAGAAGTCGGCGAGGCTGATCACGTAGACGAGCGACGTATCCTGAAACAGCACGATGGCTTGCGTGAGCAACAGCGGCACCATCGCGCGAAACGCCTGCGGCAGCACGACGAGGCGCATCGCCAGCGGGTAGCTCATGCCGAGCGCGTACGACGCGTACACCTGGCCGCGCGGCACCGCCTGAATACCGGCGCGGATGATTTCCGAGTAGTACGCGGCTTCGAACAGCGAAAACGCGACCATCGCCGACGCGAGTCGGATATCGATGTCGGCGGAAAGTCCCAGCACGTTCTGCAGCACCTGCGGCACGATCAGGAAGAACCACAGCAGAACCATCACGAGCGGGATCGAGCGGAACAGCGTCACGTAGATCTTCGCGAACCACTCGAATGGCTTGAACGACGACAGCCGCATGATCGCGAGCACCGTGCCCCACACGATGCCGATCACGATCGCGAGAATCGTGATCTTGAAAGTGACGACGGCACCCGTCCATAGCGTCGGCAGTGCGCCCGGAATACCGCTCCAGTCGAAATGATGCATCACTTGCCTCCGATATAGCCAGGCAGCC contains these protein-coding regions:
- the gltK gene encoding glutamate/aspartate ABC transporter permease GltK — encoded protein: MHHFDWSGIPGALPTLWTGAVVTFKITILAIVIGIVWGTVLAIMRLSSFKPFEWFAKIYVTLFRSIPLVMVLLWFFLIVPQVLQNVLGLSADIDIRLASAMVAFSLFEAAYYSEIIRAGIQAVPRGQVYASYALGMSYPLAMRLVVLPQAFRAMVPLLLTQAIVLFQDTSLVYVISLADFFRTATNIGDRDGTNVEMVLFAGACYFVICVVASSLVKSLQKKVAR